One part of the Lycium ferocissimum isolate CSIRO_LF1 chromosome 8, AGI_CSIRO_Lferr_CH_V1, whole genome shotgun sequence genome encodes these proteins:
- the LOC132067406 gene encoding uncharacterized protein LOC132067406 isoform X3: MGSHSTLSLCSHPTLTVLWKLVEKVLLPKPAKTTSEESKSTQGLKWSIGAGTNLLPGFGAKIERESKLRLNDFAKELRSFSIVDMSGRNFGDEGLFFLAESLAYNQTAEEVNFAANGITADGLKAFDGILQKNIALKTLNLSGNAIGDEGAKCLCDILANNSGIQKLQLNSTGLGDEGAKALGEMLKSNSTLRVLELNNNLIDYSGFSGLAGSLLENKTLQSLHLNGNYGGALGAAALAKGLESNKSLRELYLQGNSIGDEGVRALISGISLRKGKLVVLDLANNSITARGAFHVAEYIKKSKSLLWLNLYMNDIKDEGAEKIAEALKENRSITNVDLGGNDIHAKGISAIAQVLKDNSVITSLELGYNPIGPEGAMALTDVLKFHGNVKDLMLGWCQIGPKGAEYFADMLKYNGTISTLDLRANGLRDEGAICIARSLKVVNEALTTLNLGFNEIRDEGAFSIAQALKANEDVRLTSLNLASNFLTKLGQTALTDAMDHVFEMTEKELAVMF, encoded by the exons ATGGGCTCACATTCTACCCTCTCTCTCTGTTCTCATCCAACG TTGACAGTTTTGTGGAAGTTGGTGGAGAAAGTTCTTCTACCCAAACCAGCCAAGACTACATCAGAAGAAAGCAAATCTACTCAGGGATTGAAGTGGTCCATTGGCGCTGGGACAAACTTGTTGCCTGGTTTTGGTGCAAAGATTGAAAGAGAATCCAAGCTGAGGCTTAATGACTTTGCTAAAGAGCTTAGATCTTTCAGCATTGTTGACATGTCAG GTCGTAACTTTGGAGATGAGGGGCTCTTTTTCCTAGCAGAGAGTTTAGCATATAATCAG ACAGCCGAGGAAGTAAATTTTGCTGCTAATGGAATAACTGCAGATGGATTGAAGGCCTTTGATGGCATCTTGCAGAAAAATATTGCTCTAAAGACTCTTAACCTATCTGGAAATGCTATTGGGGATGAAGGAGCCAAG TGTTTATGTGATATACTGGCAAATAACTCTGGTATTCAGAAGCTCCAGCTGAACAGTACTGGCTTAGGAGATGAG GGAGCCAAAGCCCTTGGTGAAATGCTGAAATCAAATTCAACCTTGCGTGTTCTTGAACTAAACAATAATCTGATTGACTATTCT GGATTTTCTGGTCTTGCTGGATCACTTCTTGAGAATAAAACTTTACAATCCTTACATCTCAA CGGCAACTATGGTGGTGCTTTAGGGGCTGCAGCATTGGCTAAAGGCCTGGAGAGCAACAAGTCCTTGAGG GAACTTTATTTGCAGGGGAACTCTATTGGCGATGAAGGAGTACGGGCATTAATTTCTGGCATATCTTTGCGTAAAG GGAAACTTGTCGTACTTGACCTTGCCAACAATTCAATTACTGCTAGAGGTGCATTTCATGTTGCAgaatacatcaaaaaaagcAAAAGCTTACTGTGGTTGAATCTCTATATGAATGACATTAAAGATGAG GGAGCTGAAAAGATTGCAgaagcattaaaggagaaccgCTCAATAACTAACGTCGATCTT GGTGGAAATGACATACATGCTAAGGGTATCAGTGCCATAGCACAAGTTCTGAAAGATAATTCTGTCATTACCTCA TTAGAACTTGGTTACAACCCCATTGGACCAGAGGGGGCAATGGCATTAACAGATGTACTCAAGTTTCATGGAAATGTAAAAGATCTAATGCTTGGTTGGTGTCAG ATCGGACCCAAAGGTGCGGAATATTTTGCCGATATGTTGAAGTACAATGGTACCATATCAACTCTAGACTTGCGAGCCAATGGACTTAGAGACGAG GGTGCAATCTGCATTGCTCGGAGTTTAAAGGTGGTCAATGAAGCTTTGACGACACTCAATTTAGGGTTCAACGAAATTAGA GATGAAGGAGCTTTCTCAATCGCTCAAGCACTTAAGGCAAATGAAGATGTAAGACTCACATCTTTAAATCTTGCCAGCAATTTCCTCACCAAATTAGGACAG ACAGCTCTCACAGATGCAATGGACCATGTGTTTGAGATGACTGAGAAGGAGCTTGCTGTTATGTTTTAA
- the LOC132067406 gene encoding uncharacterized protein LOC132067406 isoform X2: MLNKLLRLLCPLVLLWLSLLLTVLWKLVEKVLLPKPAKTTSEESKSTQGLKWSIGAGTNLLPGFGAKIERESKLRLNDFAKELRSFSIVDMSGRNFGDEGLFFLAESLAYNQTAEEVNFAANGITADGLKAFDGILQKNIALKTLNLSGNAIGDEGAKCLCDILANNSGIQKLQLNSTGLGDEGAKALGEMLKSNSTLRVLELNNNLIDYSGFSGLAGSLLENKTLQSLHLNGNYGGALGAAALAKGLESNKSLRELYLQGNSIGDEGVRALISGISLRKGKLVVLDLANNSITARGAFHVAEYIKKSKSLLWLNLYMNDIKDEGAEKIAEALKENRSITNVDLGGNDIHAKGISAIAQVLKDNSVITSLELGYNPIGPEGAMALTDVLKFHGNVKDLMLGWCQIGPKGAEYFADMLKYNGTISTLDLRANGLRDEGAICIARSLKVVNEALTTLNLGFNEIRDEGAFSIAQALKANEDVRLTSLNLASNFLTKLGQTALTDAMDHVFEMTEKELAVMF; encoded by the exons ATGTTGAACAAATTGCTTCGTTTGTTGTGCCCGCTGGTGCTTTTGTGGTTATCTCTTTTG TTGACAGTTTTGTGGAAGTTGGTGGAGAAAGTTCTTCTACCCAAACCAGCCAAGACTACATCAGAAGAAAGCAAATCTACTCAGGGATTGAAGTGGTCCATTGGCGCTGGGACAAACTTGTTGCCTGGTTTTGGTGCAAAGATTGAAAGAGAATCCAAGCTGAGGCTTAATGACTTTGCTAAAGAGCTTAGATCTTTCAGCATTGTTGACATGTCAG GTCGTAACTTTGGAGATGAGGGGCTCTTTTTCCTAGCAGAGAGTTTAGCATATAATCAG ACAGCCGAGGAAGTAAATTTTGCTGCTAATGGAATAACTGCAGATGGATTGAAGGCCTTTGATGGCATCTTGCAGAAAAATATTGCTCTAAAGACTCTTAACCTATCTGGAAATGCTATTGGGGATGAAGGAGCCAAG TGTTTATGTGATATACTGGCAAATAACTCTGGTATTCAGAAGCTCCAGCTGAACAGTACTGGCTTAGGAGATGAG GGAGCCAAAGCCCTTGGTGAAATGCTGAAATCAAATTCAACCTTGCGTGTTCTTGAACTAAACAATAATCTGATTGACTATTCT GGATTTTCTGGTCTTGCTGGATCACTTCTTGAGAATAAAACTTTACAATCCTTACATCTCAA CGGCAACTATGGTGGTGCTTTAGGGGCTGCAGCATTGGCTAAAGGCCTGGAGAGCAACAAGTCCTTGAGG GAACTTTATTTGCAGGGGAACTCTATTGGCGATGAAGGAGTACGGGCATTAATTTCTGGCATATCTTTGCGTAAAG GGAAACTTGTCGTACTTGACCTTGCCAACAATTCAATTACTGCTAGAGGTGCATTTCATGTTGCAgaatacatcaaaaaaagcAAAAGCTTACTGTGGTTGAATCTCTATATGAATGACATTAAAGATGAG GGAGCTGAAAAGATTGCAgaagcattaaaggagaaccgCTCAATAACTAACGTCGATCTT GGTGGAAATGACATACATGCTAAGGGTATCAGTGCCATAGCACAAGTTCTGAAAGATAATTCTGTCATTACCTCA TTAGAACTTGGTTACAACCCCATTGGACCAGAGGGGGCAATGGCATTAACAGATGTACTCAAGTTTCATGGAAATGTAAAAGATCTAATGCTTGGTTGGTGTCAG ATCGGACCCAAAGGTGCGGAATATTTTGCCGATATGTTGAAGTACAATGGTACCATATCAACTCTAGACTTGCGAGCCAATGGACTTAGAGACGAG GGTGCAATCTGCATTGCTCGGAGTTTAAAGGTGGTCAATGAAGCTTTGACGACACTCAATTTAGGGTTCAACGAAATTAGA GATGAAGGAGCTTTCTCAATCGCTCAAGCACTTAAGGCAAATGAAGATGTAAGACTCACATCTTTAAATCTTGCCAGCAATTTCCTCACCAAATTAGGACAG ACAGCTCTCACAGATGCAATGGACCATGTGTTTGAGATGACTGAGAAGGAGCTTGCTGTTATGTTTTAA
- the LOC132067406 gene encoding uncharacterized protein LOC132067406 isoform X1, whose product MGSHSTLSLCSHPTVNFEFNLRKVGYGRQQSLNSSSSYCLLHISPVYISRRRNCLQLRHVVVRAASSRANSRRVYKESQAQTPAINVEQIASFVVPAGAFVVISFVLWKLVEKVLLPKPAKTTSEESKSTQGLKWSIGAGTNLLPGFGAKIERESKLRLNDFAKELRSFSIVDMSGRNFGDEGLFFLAESLAYNQTAEEVNFAANGITADGLKAFDGILQKNIALKTLNLSGNAIGDEGAKCLCDILANNSGIQKLQLNSTGLGDEGAKALGEMLKSNSTLRVLELNNNLIDYSGFSGLAGSLLENKTLQSLHLNGNYGGALGAAALAKGLESNKSLRELYLQGNSIGDEGVRALISGISLRKGKLVVLDLANNSITARGAFHVAEYIKKSKSLLWLNLYMNDIKDEGAEKIAEALKENRSITNVDLGGNDIHAKGISAIAQVLKDNSVITSLELGYNPIGPEGAMALTDVLKFHGNVKDLMLGWCQIGPKGAEYFADMLKYNGTISTLDLRANGLRDEGAICIARSLKVVNEALTTLNLGFNEIRDEGAFSIAQALKANEDVRLTSLNLASNFLTKLGQTALTDAMDHVFEMTEKELAVMF is encoded by the exons ATGGGCTCACATTCTACCCTCTCTCTCTGTTCTCATCCAACG GTGAATTTTGAGTTTAATCTTAGAAAAGTTGGCTACGGAAGGCAGCAATCATTGAACAGTTCATCGAGTTATTGTTTGCTTCATATTTCACCGGTTTATATCagtagaagaagaaattgcTTGCAATTGAGACATGTAGTCGTTCGAGCTGCTTCTTCTAGGGCGAATTCTCGGAGAGTTTATAAGGAATCACAAGCGCAAACACCGGCAATAAATGTTGAACAAATTGCTTCGTTTGTTGTGCCCGCTGGTGCTTTTGTGGTTATCTCTTTTG TTTTGTGGAAGTTGGTGGAGAAAGTTCTTCTACCCAAACCAGCCAAGACTACATCAGAAGAAAGCAAATCTACTCAGGGATTGAAGTGGTCCATTGGCGCTGGGACAAACTTGTTGCCTGGTTTTGGTGCAAAGATTGAAAGAGAATCCAAGCTGAGGCTTAATGACTTTGCTAAAGAGCTTAGATCTTTCAGCATTGTTGACATGTCAG GTCGTAACTTTGGAGATGAGGGGCTCTTTTTCCTAGCAGAGAGTTTAGCATATAATCAG ACAGCCGAGGAAGTAAATTTTGCTGCTAATGGAATAACTGCAGATGGATTGAAGGCCTTTGATGGCATCTTGCAGAAAAATATTGCTCTAAAGACTCTTAACCTATCTGGAAATGCTATTGGGGATGAAGGAGCCAAG TGTTTATGTGATATACTGGCAAATAACTCTGGTATTCAGAAGCTCCAGCTGAACAGTACTGGCTTAGGAGATGAG GGAGCCAAAGCCCTTGGTGAAATGCTGAAATCAAATTCAACCTTGCGTGTTCTTGAACTAAACAATAATCTGATTGACTATTCT GGATTTTCTGGTCTTGCTGGATCACTTCTTGAGAATAAAACTTTACAATCCTTACATCTCAA CGGCAACTATGGTGGTGCTTTAGGGGCTGCAGCATTGGCTAAAGGCCTGGAGAGCAACAAGTCCTTGAGG GAACTTTATTTGCAGGGGAACTCTATTGGCGATGAAGGAGTACGGGCATTAATTTCTGGCATATCTTTGCGTAAAG GGAAACTTGTCGTACTTGACCTTGCCAACAATTCAATTACTGCTAGAGGTGCATTTCATGTTGCAgaatacatcaaaaaaagcAAAAGCTTACTGTGGTTGAATCTCTATATGAATGACATTAAAGATGAG GGAGCTGAAAAGATTGCAgaagcattaaaggagaaccgCTCAATAACTAACGTCGATCTT GGTGGAAATGACATACATGCTAAGGGTATCAGTGCCATAGCACAAGTTCTGAAAGATAATTCTGTCATTACCTCA TTAGAACTTGGTTACAACCCCATTGGACCAGAGGGGGCAATGGCATTAACAGATGTACTCAAGTTTCATGGAAATGTAAAAGATCTAATGCTTGGTTGGTGTCAG ATCGGACCCAAAGGTGCGGAATATTTTGCCGATATGTTGAAGTACAATGGTACCATATCAACTCTAGACTTGCGAGCCAATGGACTTAGAGACGAG GGTGCAATCTGCATTGCTCGGAGTTTAAAGGTGGTCAATGAAGCTTTGACGACACTCAATTTAGGGTTCAACGAAATTAGA GATGAAGGAGCTTTCTCAATCGCTCAAGCACTTAAGGCAAATGAAGATGTAAGACTCACATCTTTAAATCTTGCCAGCAATTTCCTCACCAAATTAGGACAG ACAGCTCTCACAGATGCAATGGACCATGTGTTTGAGATGACTGAGAAGGAGCTTGCTGTTATGTTTTAA